The DNA window CCTCGTCCGGTGCGCGGATGCAGGAGGGGATGCTTTCGCTGATGCAGATGGCCAAGACCTGCGGCGCCCTCGCCCGTCTGTCCGAGGCCGGGCTGCCTTACATTTCCGTACTTACCCATCCGACCACCGGCGGGGTCACCGCATCGTTCGCGACCATTGGCGACGTCAACCTTGCCGAGCCGAAGTGCATGATCGGTTTCGCCGGTCCGCGCGTGGTCAAGGAGACGACCCACCAGAACCTTCCGCCCGGCTTCCAGACGGCCGAGTTCATGCTCGATCACGGACTGGTCGACGCCATCGTCCCCCGGGTCAAGCTGCGCGACAAGCTGGCGACCCTGCTCGGCTACATGATGGCCTGACGTCGGGCAGGTCCCAGCAGCGGAAGCCGCCGCATGAACTACCGCGACGCCATCGACTGGTTGTTCTCGACCCAGATGTTCGGGATCAAACTCGGGCTTGAGGGGCCGACGCGTCTTCTCAAGCAGTTCCTCGCGTTTCCGGCCCACGGGGTGAAGGTGATCCATGTGGCGGGCACCAACGGCAAAGGTAGTACTTGCGCCATGATCGACTCGGTCGCCCGGGCAGCCGGGATTCGGAGCGGGCTGTTCACCTCGCCGCACCTGATCGATTTCCGGGAAAGGATCCGAGTTTCGGGGGTCGAGATCCCGGAAGAGGAGTGCGCGGAGTTGCTGACGCAGCTCAGGGAGCTGTGCGGACGGCTCGATCCGCACCCGACCTTTTTCGAGATCACCTTGGCCGCGGCGATGCGATGGTTCCGCGAGCGGGAGTGCGAGCTGATCGTGCTGGAAACCGGGATGGGAGGACGCCTCGACGCGACCACCGCGGTGCCGGCGGATGTCTGCGCGATCACTCCGGTGGGTCTCGACCATACGCAGTGGCTGGGCGACACCTTGGAAAAGGTGGCCATCGAGAAGGCGGGAATCATGGTCGAGGGCAAGCCGGTGATATCATCCCCGCAGGAACCCGAAGTGCGCCGGGTTCTTGAGATGGAGGCCAACGAGCGAAGGAGCCCGCTGGAGTTCGTCTACGCGCCGCTGCAGGGATATCCGATCGGACTGGCGGGACCGCATCAGGCATGGAATGCCGCGGTGGCGCTCGAGTGCCTGCATGCGGCGGAAATTCCGCTCAGCTATGAGACCGTGCATCACGGGCTTTCGACCGTGCGTTGGCCGGGGCGGTTCGAGGTGATCGAACGGGACGGCAAAACCGTGGTCCTCGACGGCGCGCACAATCCGGACGGAGCCAAAGCGCTCGCCGTGGCGTGGAAGTCGCGCTTCGGAGAGACGAAGGCGGCCTTGGTTTTCAGTGCGGTGGCGGCGAAGGATATCGCCGGTATCGCGGCCCAGCTCGCGCCGCTTGCATCGGAGATCCACCTGTGTCCGGTCGACTCGCCCAGGGTCGTGCCGACAGAGGAGTTGGCGAAGTTTTTCACCGGGTCCACCGAGTATCCCGACTTCGCAGCGGCGTTCGCGAAGGCTCTCGAGTCGGACGCCCCGGTCCTCGTGGCCGGTTCGCTGTTCCTCATCGGTGAGGCCAAGGAACGGCTTGAGGGTGGAGACCGCGTGCGAAGCGACCAGTAATCGGGTGTTCGCGAATTCGCGCTTGTCGGCCGGACTCCGGAGGTCGAAGAGTCGATGCGATGACTCGGCGCCTGATGGTGGGACTTGGGATCGGTATCGGGCTGGTCGCGTTGTTCGCGTGGAGGGGGAGTCAGAAGGGTGAACGGGAAGGCGAAACACCGGAATCTGCCGAGGTGTTGTCCGAGACTGAGGAGGAGGCAATGAACCGGATCGAAGAGGTTTTTGAGAGCCTGAGATCGGCGGATGGGGAGTTGAGTTCTCGCGAGCTTCTCTCCGATCTCAAGATGGAGTTGCTGTTGATGCCGAGCGACGAAGCTTCCGAAGCGATCGTCTCGTTCCTCAAGGACGATTCGAGAAATGTCGCGACCGGTCTCCGGTTCGGCTTGGGGCTTGATCATCAACTCGACTCCGCTCCCACGCTCCGGGTCGCGTTGCTCGATTGGCTGGGAAAGATCGATCCCGAGAAGGCGGCCGAGTTGGCGGTGTCGATTCTTTCGACGTCAGGCGATCCGAACGAGTGGGCCATTTGCTTGCGCAACAAGGCCTTGGGCGACCCGAGCCAGGAGTCGCTCGACTTCGTGGAGAAGAAAGCGCTCGAAATGATCCGTCGTTCGGACTGGCGGACCAAGCCGACGATCAGCTATCTGGAATCCTTCGACGTTCTGGTTCACACCAAGTCCACTGCGGCGGTCCCCGTGCTGGCCGAAATGGTCTCCGATCGTGGGAAGGAGGGCGAGGCCGTGGCGCATGCGGCTTTCCTGACCCTTGACCGTCTCGTGCAGCTTGCGCCGGAGAAAAGCATGAAGCGGCTGATGGAGGACCTGTCCGTGGCCGAGAGTCGGCCGACGATGCTCGCCCAGGTTGTCGCACGCGCCGACCTGCGCGATGCCGCACAGCGCTCGTGTGTCGAAGCCTACCTGCTCGACCCCGAGCGCAGCCCGGCGGAGATCGAAGCATTCGCGGCGATTTTTCCGAATGCGAACTTCATGGTTTCCGACAACTTGGTCAGTGAGACCGTCATTCCGGCTGGCGCCGAATTGGAGGCCAGAGAGCGC is part of the Haloferula helveola genome and encodes:
- a CDS encoding folylpolyglutamate synthase/dihydrofolate synthase family protein codes for the protein MNYRDAIDWLFSTQMFGIKLGLEGPTRLLKQFLAFPAHGVKVIHVAGTNGKGSTCAMIDSVARAAGIRSGLFTSPHLIDFRERIRVSGVEIPEEECAELLTQLRELCGRLDPHPTFFEITLAAAMRWFRERECELIVLETGMGGRLDATTAVPADVCAITPVGLDHTQWLGDTLEKVAIEKAGIMVEGKPVISSPQEPEVRRVLEMEANERRSPLEFVYAPLQGYPIGLAGPHQAWNAAVALECLHAAEIPLSYETVHHGLSTVRWPGRFEVIERDGKTVVLDGAHNPDGAKALAVAWKSRFGETKAALVFSAVAAKDIAGIAAQLAPLASEIHLCPVDSPRVVPTEELAKFFTGSTEYPDFAAAFAKALESDAPVLVAGSLFLIGEAKERLEGGDRVRSDQ